GCCATTTTCCGGCCTTCACCGATTCAACAAACATACTGACAGTCAGTGCTTTTTTATCCTGCTCTGGCGCTTTTTTTGAAAAGAAGCCTTTTGTTTTCCACGGGTAGTAATGATGAAGGGTGAAACTGCTTCCATCTGTACCGAATTGCCCGAAAACAACTTCTGCCGTCTGCTCAATATCATCAGCTTCAAAGGTATCCTGAAGCGGCGAGCGCTCATCAATTTCTATTTTGCGAAAAGTAATAGTCGTGACCAGTGGCAGCTTTTTAAGTATCACTGCAACGATTTCGTCGTCTGATAAGACCCCCACCAAAGTTTATCCTTTTCAGTAAAACATCCAA
This is a stretch of genomic DNA from Winslowiella toletana. It encodes these proteins:
- a CDS encoding DUF1493 family protein → MGVLSDDEIVAVILKKLPLVTTITFRKIEIDERSPLQDTFEADDIEQTAEVVFGQFGTDGSSFTLHHYYPWKTKGFFSKKAPEQDKKALTVSMFVESVKAGKWLYD